Proteins from a genomic interval of Qipengyuania sp. JC766:
- a CDS encoding TIGR02281 family clan AA aspartic protease: protein MVEKYALGAIFVCAFAVFLVPMPAEDTGSPAAAAPASKPKAESAFFRNASSSPRVERTSAGPGWAAGETVLEREYDGHFYADVRVDGGSYRFLVDTGASILALTGEDAEAMGLFWDESDLSHIGEGASGAVRGVPVVLDRVELGGHVAENVEAAIIPDGLGVSLLGQSFLQKVGKVQIEGERMVLSD, encoded by the coding sequence ATGGTCGAGAAATATGCCCTCGGTGCGATCTTCGTCTGCGCCTTCGCCGTGTTCCTCGTGCCCATGCCGGCGGAGGACACGGGATCGCCGGCGGCCGCCGCTCCCGCCTCGAAGCCGAAAGCGGAATCGGCCTTCTTCCGCAACGCCAGCAGTTCTCCGCGCGTCGAGCGTACTTCCGCCGGGCCGGGCTGGGCCGCGGGCGAGACTGTACTGGAGCGCGAGTACGACGGGCATTTCTACGCCGACGTCCGCGTTGACGGCGGTAGCTACCGCTTCCTTGTCGACACGGGCGCGAGCATCCTGGCGCTGACGGGCGAGGATGCCGAGGCGATGGGACTGTTCTGGGACGAAAGCGACCTCTCGCATATCGGCGAGGGCGCCAGCGGCGCCGTCCGCGGTGTCCCCGTGGTCCTCGACCGCGTGGAACTCGGTGGCCACGTGGCCGAAAACGTCGAGGCAGCCATCATTCCGGACGGGCTCGGCGTATCGCTCCTGGGACAGTCGTTCCTGCAGAAGGTCGGCAAGGTGCAGATCGAGGGCGAGCGGATGGTCCTCAGCGACTGA
- a CDS encoding MgtC/SapB family protein, whose protein sequence is MLNESLLTFEILPEAALRLGVATGVGMLLGFERETDNHPAGVRTHAVIALSAALVMLTAILLTGQLDPQGQRMDVLRVIEGMATAAGIIGAGLIVFKQGNIRNLTTAAHIWLTATIGIACGAGQYVLVGLAAALGLFVMLVVKRLEKSATHLRD, encoded by the coding sequence TTGCTGAACGAGAGCCTGCTGACGTTCGAGATCCTGCCCGAAGCCGCGCTGAGACTGGGCGTCGCGACCGGCGTGGGCATGCTGCTCGGCTTCGAGCGGGAAACGGACAACCACCCGGCCGGCGTGCGGACCCATGCGGTCATCGCGCTGAGCGCCGCGCTCGTCATGCTGACGGCGATCCTCCTTACCGGGCAGCTCGACCCTCAGGGACAGCGGATGGACGTGCTGCGCGTGATCGAGGGCATGGCGACGGCCGCCGGTATCATCGGCGCGGGCCTGATCGTGTTCAAGCAGGGTAACATCCGCAACCTGACCACCGCCGCCCACATCTGGCTGACCGCCACGATCGGCATTGCCTGCGGCGCGGGGCAGTACGTGCTGGTCGGGCTGGCCGCCGCGCTAGGCCTGTTCGTGATGCTGGTGGTGAAGCGGCTGGAGAAGTCCGCCACCCATTTGCGCGACTGA
- the ispG gene encoding flavodoxin-dependent (E)-4-hydroxy-3-methylbut-2-enyl-diphosphate synthase: protein MNHIRPWRTIERRESRQIMVGNVPVGGGAPITVQTMTNTPTEDAVATIDQIRRCEDAGADIIRVSVPTEEASAAFGKITRAAQVPIVADIHFHYKRALEAADAGAACLRINPGNIGSSERVAEVVRAAKANGCAIRIGVNAGSLEKDLLEKYGEPCPEALIESALDHIKLLQDHDFHEFKVAVKASDVFLAVAAYHGLAEAVDCPLHLGITEAGGLIGGTVKSSIGIGSLLWAGIGDTIRVSLSAEPEREVKVGFEMLKALGLRTRGVRVVSCPSCSRQGFDVIRTVEALEERLEHIKTPMSLSVLGCVVNGPGEARETDIGITGGGKGKHMVYLSGVTDHHVADNDMLDHIVKLVEQKAAAIEAGEAQAFDPHNAPAAEAAE, encoded by the coding sequence ATGAACCACATCCGCCCCTGGCGCACGATAGAACGGCGCGAATCGCGCCAGATCATGGTCGGCAACGTGCCCGTCGGCGGCGGCGCGCCGATCACCGTACAGACTATGACCAACACGCCGACCGAGGATGCGGTGGCGACCATCGACCAGATTCGCCGGTGCGAGGATGCGGGCGCGGACATCATCCGCGTCTCCGTCCCGACCGAAGAGGCGAGCGCGGCCTTCGGCAAGATCACGCGCGCCGCTCAGGTGCCGATCGTCGCGGACATCCACTTCCATTACAAGCGCGCGCTGGAAGCGGCGGACGCGGGCGCGGCCTGCCTGCGCATCAATCCCGGCAATATCGGCAGTTCGGAGCGCGTGGCCGAAGTGGTCCGCGCCGCCAAGGCCAATGGCTGCGCGATACGGATCGGCGTGAACGCGGGCAGCCTGGAGAAGGACCTGCTGGAGAAATACGGCGAGCCCTGCCCCGAAGCGCTGATCGAGAGCGCGCTCGACCACATCAAGCTGTTGCAGGACCACGACTTTCACGAATTCAAGGTCGCGGTGAAGGCGAGCGACGTTTTCCTGGCGGTGGCCGCCTATCACGGGCTGGCCGAGGCGGTCGACTGCCCGCTGCATCTCGGCATCACCGAGGCGGGCGGCCTGATCGGCGGGACGGTCAAGTCCAGCATCGGCATCGGCAGCCTGCTGTGGGCCGGGATCGGCGACACCATCCGCGTGAGCCTGTCCGCCGAGCCCGAGCGCGAGGTGAAGGTCGGGTTCGAGATGCTGAAGGCGCTGGGCCTGCGCACGCGCGGTGTGCGCGTGGTCTCCTGCCCGTCTTGCAGCCGCCAGGGCTTCGACGTGATCCGCACGGTCGAGGCGCTGGAAGAGCGGCTGGAGCACATCAAGACGCCGATGAGCCTGTCGGTCCTCGGCTGCGTGGTCAACGGCCCCGGCGAGGCACGCGAGACCGACATCGGCATCACCGGCGGCGGCAAGGGCAAGCACATGGTGTACCTGTCCGGCGTGACCGACCATCACGTGGCCGACAACGACATGCTCGACCACATCGTGAAGCTGGTGGAGCAGAAGGCCGCCGCAATCGAGGCGGGCGAGGCGCAGGCCTTCGATCCGCACAACGCACCCGCAGCGGAAGCGGCGGAGTAG
- a CDS encoding L,D-transpeptidase family protein: protein MTKTFAFRFSLLAATAAALPVTLHAQAGQPEDLLPQRAQIEGEAVDVEDDAVATDSVERQLDAIAEKKDPAVQVWSVASAQELLSIVEGMGAEGLKPADYEPAKLRAAIAAGQGDELNMVASRTFAWVVEDLRDGRTPMTARKQWFVFDPDQDRYPTARLMAQALEGGSIDAALQRIMPEHPDYAALRDALGSATTPARRKLIQANMDRWRWLPRDLGSQYLITNVPEYQLRLTVNDTIVRTYKTVVGKPGRTATPQLAESIEGVVFNPTWTVPQSIVQGEGLGAKVLNNPTWAKNNGYAATRGENGWVTVVQQPGPDNSLGLMKLHMPNRHAIFFHDTPSKHYFNSANRALSHGCIRTERASELAMTLAILRAGKTADEAAAIQKTGEYTLVPFKQQMPAYITYFTMAKDIEGKLRTFNDIYGRDAAVLESFEKARVANRSRVTDEQVIPIENDPRDTA from the coding sequence GTGACCAAGACTTTCGCTTTCCGTTTCTCGCTTCTGGCCGCGACCGCGGCTGCCCTGCCAGTCACCCTGCACGCGCAGGCGGGCCAGCCGGAAGACCTTCTTCCGCAACGGGCGCAGATCGAAGGTGAAGCGGTCGACGTGGAAGACGACGCGGTCGCCACCGACTCGGTCGAAAGGCAGCTCGACGCCATCGCCGAGAAGAAGGACCCGGCCGTCCAGGTTTGGTCCGTCGCGAGTGCGCAGGAACTGCTTTCGATCGTGGAAGGCATGGGCGCTGAAGGCCTGAAGCCCGCCGATTACGAGCCCGCCAAACTGCGCGCCGCGATTGCCGCCGGACAGGGCGATGAACTCAATATGGTCGCCAGCCGCACCTTTGCTTGGGTGGTCGAAGACCTGCGCGACGGACGCACACCGATGACGGCGCGCAAGCAGTGGTTCGTGTTCGATCCGGATCAGGACCGCTATCCCACCGCGCGCCTGATGGCGCAGGCCCTCGAAGGCGGGAGCATTGACGCGGCGCTGCAGCGGATCATGCCGGAGCACCCCGATTACGCCGCGCTTCGCGACGCGCTCGGTTCGGCGACTACGCCCGCGCGCAGGAAACTGATCCAGGCAAACATGGACCGCTGGCGCTGGTTGCCGCGCGATCTCGGCAGCCAGTACCTCATCACCAATGTCCCTGAATACCAGCTTCGCCTGACCGTGAACGACACCATCGTGCGGACCTACAAGACGGTGGTCGGCAAACCCGGCCGCACTGCGACCCCGCAGCTGGCCGAAAGCATCGAGGGCGTGGTGTTCAACCCGACCTGGACGGTGCCGCAGTCGATCGTCCAGGGGGAAGGTCTGGGCGCGAAGGTGCTCAACAACCCGACCTGGGCGAAGAACAACGGATACGCTGCGACGCGCGGCGAGAACGGCTGGGTCACCGTGGTGCAGCAGCCGGGCCCCGACAATTCGCTCGGCCTCATGAAGCTCCACATGCCCAACCGGCACGCGATCTTCTTCCACGACACCCCGTCGAAGCACTACTTCAACAGCGCGAACCGGGCGCTGAGCCATGGTTGCATCCGTACCGAGCGGGCGAGCGAGCTTGCCATGACGCTGGCCATCCTGCGCGCTGGCAAGACGGCGGACGAGGCGGCCGCGATCCAGAAGACCGGCGAATACACGCTGGTTCCGTTCAAGCAGCAGATGCCTGCCTACATCACCTACTTCACGATGGCGAAGGACATCGAAGGCAAGCTGCGGACCTTCAACGACATCTACGGCCGCGATGCGGCGGTGCTGGAGAGCTTCGAAAAGGCGCGCGTTGCCAATCGCAGCCGCGTGACGGACGAGCAGGTCATCCCGATCGAGAACGATCCGCGCGACACCGCCTGA
- a CDS encoding histone deacetylase, whose product MAPPPERGTFKFDKYQLVMVALREWASESGHPVTEHAPDPMPREWLEAVHDPDYVAQVFAAEVPRDKERRIGFPVTPRIASRVRHTNGGTWLAARLAMDHGYAANSAAGSHHALYDTGAGYCVFNDLAVASNRLIAQGHAQRILIVDCDVHQGDGTAALTAGREDVFTLSLHAEKNFPVRKARSSLDVPLPDGIDDDGYLEALEKALLPAMREFEPDFVFYQAGVDPHRDDRLGRLSLTDDGLARRDRFVVESARSRGLPVASALGGGYGSDQRVVADRHARSMIAMALANAQFEAPRFTPA is encoded by the coding sequence ATGGCCCCGCCGCCCGAGCGCGGGACCTTCAAGTTCGACAAGTACCAGCTCGTGATGGTGGCCCTGAGGGAATGGGCAAGCGAAAGCGGCCATCCCGTGACGGAGCACGCGCCCGACCCGATGCCGCGCGAATGGCTGGAGGCCGTCCACGACCCCGACTACGTGGCGCAGGTCTTCGCCGCCGAGGTACCGCGGGACAAGGAACGGCGGATCGGGTTCCCGGTCACGCCGCGCATCGCGAGCCGCGTGCGCCACACCAATGGCGGCACCTGGCTCGCCGCGCGGCTGGCGATGGACCACGGCTATGCCGCAAACAGTGCCGCCGGCAGCCACCACGCCCTCTACGATACAGGGGCTGGCTACTGCGTGTTCAACGACCTCGCCGTCGCCAGCAACCGCCTGATCGCGCAAGGGCATGCGCAGCGGATCCTGATCGTCGACTGCGACGTCCACCAGGGTGACGGCACCGCCGCGCTGACCGCCGGGCGCGAGGACGTCTTCACCCTGTCGCTCCACGCGGAGAAGAACTTCCCGGTCCGCAAGGCGCGCTCCAGCCTCGACGTCCCGCTGCCCGACGGGATCGACGACGACGGCTATCTCGAAGCTCTCGAGAAAGCGCTGCTCCCCGCCATGCGCGAGTTCGAGCCCGATTTCGTGTTCTACCAGGCAGGCGTCGATCCCCATCGCGACGACCGGCTGGGGCGCCTCTCGCTGACCGATGACGGTCTGGCGCGCCGGGACCGGTTCGTGGTGGAAAGCGCGCGGTCGCGCGGACTGCCCGTCGCCAGCGCGCTCGGCGGGGGATACGGGTCCGACCAGCGCGTGGTGGCTGACCGGCATGCGCGCTCGATGATCGCCATGGCGCTGGCCAATGCGCAGTTCGAAGCGCCGCGCTTTACGCCCGCTTAA
- the acnA gene encoding aconitate hydratase AcnA: MTQVGKDTLGTRDTLTVDGKDYAYYSLAKAGEKVGDVSRLPFSMKVLLENMLRFEDEGHTVGTEHVEAIAKWADNPVRGREIQYRPARVLLQDFTGVPCVVDLAAMRDAIKKLGGDTAKINPQVPVNLVIDHSVMVDEFGHPQAFEKNVELEYQRNEERYDFLKWGSKSFENFSAVPPGTGICHQVNLEYIGRGVWSTEDQDGNLTAYPDTCVGTDSHTTMINGLGVLGWGVGGIEAEAAMLGQPISMLIPEVVGFKLTGQMAEGVTATDLVLTCVQMLREHQVVGKFVEFYGPGLASLTLADRATISNMAPEYGATCGFFGIDDKTLEYLRLTGRDEHQIALVEAYSKAQGMWIDPSIDPVFSSTLELDLSAVVPSLAGPKRPQDKVALPQVDELFNNDLREVYKKSSPHRVDVAGKDHDIGDGDVVIAAITSCTNTSNPDVLIAAGLVAKKAHEKGLKPKPWVKTSLAPGSQVVTDYLEKSGLQDDLDALGFDLVGYGCTTCIGNSGPLPGPISDAINTNDLVAASVLSGNRNFEGRVSPDVRANFLASPPLVVAYALKGTVTEDITTTPIGQDREGNDVMLADIWPSNAEIAEHRAANIDREMFESRYAKVYDGDEHWRSIKAEASDTYSWNPGSTYIANPPFFDGMEMTPKPVADITGAKPLAILGDSVTTDHISPAGSIKEDSPAGEYLKERQISKADFNSYGSRRGNHEVMMRGTFANIRIRNEMVPGVEGGYTIYNGEQMPIYDAAMKHKEDGTPLVVIGGKEYGTGSSRDWAAKGTILLGVRAVIVESYERIHRSNLIGMGVLPLQFREGESRDTLGLTADDSFTIKGLASLKPGQDVEVEVTRPDGTSASFTALCRIDTANEMEYYKNGGILHYVIRKLAA; encoded by the coding sequence ATGACACAGGTCGGCAAGGACACGCTCGGAACCCGCGATACCCTCACCGTCGATGGCAAGGACTACGCCTATTACTCGCTCGCCAAGGCCGGCGAGAAGGTCGGCGACGTTTCCCGGCTGCCCTTCAGCATGAAGGTGCTGCTGGAAAACATGCTCCGCTTCGAGGACGAAGGCCACACCGTCGGGACCGAGCATGTGGAAGCGATCGCGAAATGGGCCGACAACCCGGTCCGGGGGCGGGAAATCCAGTATCGGCCGGCACGCGTCCTCCTCCAGGATTTCACCGGCGTTCCGTGCGTCGTCGATCTTGCTGCAATGCGCGATGCGATCAAGAAGCTCGGCGGGGATACGGCCAAGATCAACCCGCAGGTACCGGTCAACCTCGTGATCGACCACTCCGTGATGGTCGACGAATTCGGCCATCCGCAGGCGTTCGAAAAGAACGTGGAGCTCGAATACCAGCGCAACGAAGAGCGCTACGACTTCCTCAAGTGGGGGTCCAAGAGTTTCGAGAACTTCTCCGCCGTTCCTCCCGGAACCGGCATCTGCCACCAGGTGAACCTGGAATATATCGGCCGCGGCGTCTGGTCGACCGAGGACCAGGACGGCAACCTCACCGCCTACCCCGATACCTGCGTCGGGACGGACAGCCACACGACCATGATCAACGGTCTCGGCGTGCTGGGCTGGGGCGTCGGCGGGATCGAGGCCGAAGCGGCGATGCTCGGCCAGCCGATTTCCATGCTCATCCCCGAAGTGGTCGGCTTCAAGCTGACCGGCCAGATGGCGGAAGGCGTCACGGCGACCGATCTCGTGCTGACCTGCGTCCAGATGCTGCGCGAGCATCAGGTCGTCGGCAAGTTCGTCGAGTTCTACGGACCCGGTCTCGCCTCGCTGACGCTGGCCGACCGTGCGACCATTTCCAACATGGCGCCGGAATATGGCGCCACCTGCGGCTTCTTCGGCATCGACGACAAGACGCTCGAATACCTGCGCCTGACAGGCCGTGACGAACACCAGATCGCCCTCGTGGAAGCCTATTCGAAGGCGCAGGGCATGTGGATCGATCCGTCGATCGATCCGGTCTTCTCCAGCACCCTCGAACTCGACCTGTCCGCCGTGGTGCCCAGCCTTGCCGGACCCAAGCGTCCGCAGGACAAGGTTGCGCTTCCCCAGGTCGACGAACTGTTCAACAACGACCTGCGCGAAGTCTACAAGAAGAGCAGTCCGCACCGCGTCGATGTGGCCGGCAAGGACCACGATATCGGCGACGGGGATGTCGTCATTGCCGCTATCACGAGCTGCACCAACACCTCCAACCCCGACGTCCTCATTGCAGCCGGACTGGTCGCGAAGAAGGCACACGAGAAAGGCCTGAAGCCCAAGCCCTGGGTTAAGACCTCGCTCGCTCCGGGGTCGCAGGTGGTGACGGACTATCTCGAGAAGAGCGGCTTGCAGGACGATCTCGACGCGCTGGGCTTCGACCTGGTCGGTTACGGCTGCACCACCTGCATCGGGAACAGCGGCCCCCTGCCCGGCCCGATCAGCGACGCGATCAACACCAACGACCTAGTCGCGGCCAGCGTCCTTTCGGGCAACCGCAACTTCGAGGGCCGCGTGAGCCCGGATGTGCGTGCGAATTTCCTCGCCAGTCCGCCGCTCGTGGTCGCCTACGCCCTCAAGGGGACCGTTACGGAAGACATCACGACCACGCCGATCGGGCAGGACAGGGAAGGCAACGATGTGATGCTGGCCGATATCTGGCCGAGCAATGCCGAAATCGCCGAACACCGTGCCGCGAACATCGACCGCGAGATGTTCGAGAGCCGCTATGCCAAGGTCTACGACGGTGACGAGCACTGGCGTTCGATCAAGGCGGAAGCGAGCGACACCTACAGCTGGAATCCGGGCAGCACCTACATCGCAAATCCGCCGTTTTTCGACGGAATGGAAATGACCCCGAAACCGGTGGCCGACATTACCGGTGCCAAGCCGCTGGCGATCCTCGGCGATTCCGTGACGACCGACCACATCAGCCCGGCCGGTTCGATCAAGGAAGACAGCCCTGCCGGCGAGTATCTGAAGGAACGCCAGATTTCGAAGGCGGACTTCAATTCCTACGGCAGCCGCCGCGGCAATCACGAAGTGATGATGCGCGGCACCTTCGCCAATATCCGGATCCGCAACGAGATGGTCCCCGGCGTGGAAGGTGGATACACCATCTACAACGGCGAGCAGATGCCGATCTACGATGCCGCGATGAAGCACAAGGAAGACGGCACGCCGCTGGTCGTGATCGGCGGCAAGGAATACGGCACCGGTTCGAGCCGCGACTGGGCGGCCAAGGGCACCATCCTGCTGGGCGTGCGCGCCGTCATCGTCGAGAGCTACGAGCGAATCCACCGCTCGAACCTCATCGGGATGGGCGTTCTGCCGCTCCAGTTCCGCGAGGGCGAATCCCGCGACACGCTGGGACTGACGGCCGACGACAGCTTCACCATCAAGGGGCTCGCCAGCCTTAAACCGGGCCAAGACGTCGAGGTGGAAGTCACGCGTCCCGACGGCACCAGTGCCAGTTTCACCGCGCTTTGCCGGATCGATACGGCGAACGAGATGGAATACTACAAGAATGGCGGCATCCTGCATTACGTGATCCGCAAGCTGGCAGCCTGA
- the ruvB gene encoding Holliday junction branch migration DNA helicase RuvB has translation MTDPVPLHSPDRQPEDPDAALRPQSLAEFVGQEAARENLRVFIEAARGRGEAMDHVLFFGPPGLGKTTLAQIVAKEMGVGFRATSGPVIAKAGDLAALLTNLEPMDVLFIDEIHRLNPVVEEVLYPAMEDRALDIIIGEGPSARSVRIDLPPFTLVGATTRQGLLTTPLRDRFGIPVRLNFYTHAELERVVTRGAGKLGMAIEPEGAREIARRSRGTPRVAGRLLRRVRDFAHVAGDGAITAKVADDALTRLEVDSLGLDAMDRRYLTMIATTYKGGPVGVETLAAGLAEPRDTVEEVVEPYLIQLGLIARTARGRCLNDAGWQHLGLAPPSSPSAGAQTGLFDEEG, from the coding sequence ATGACCGACCCCGTTCCCCTCCATTCGCCCGACCGCCAGCCGGAGGACCCGGACGCGGCGTTGCGGCCCCAGTCGCTGGCCGAGTTCGTCGGGCAAGAGGCCGCGCGCGAGAACCTGCGCGTCTTCATCGAGGCGGCGCGCGGGCGGGGCGAGGCGATGGACCATGTCCTGTTCTTCGGCCCGCCGGGCCTCGGCAAGACCACCCTGGCGCAGATCGTCGCCAAGGAAATGGGCGTGGGCTTCCGCGCCACAAGCGGTCCGGTCATCGCCAAGGCGGGCGATCTCGCCGCGCTGCTGACCAATCTCGAGCCGATGGACGTGCTCTTCATCGACGAGATCCACCGGCTCAATCCCGTGGTCGAGGAAGTGCTCTATCCGGCAATGGAGGACCGCGCACTCGACATCATCATCGGCGAAGGCCCCTCGGCGCGCAGCGTGAGGATCGACCTGCCGCCCTTCACCCTGGTGGGTGCGACCACGCGGCAGGGCCTGCTGACCACGCCGCTGCGCGACCGGTTCGGCATCCCGGTGCGGCTGAACTTCTACACCCACGCCGAACTGGAACGGGTGGTCACGCGCGGCGCGGGCAAGCTGGGCATGGCGATCGAACCGGAAGGCGCGCGGGAGATCGCACGCCGGTCGCGCGGTACGCCGCGGGTGGCCGGACGCCTGCTGCGCCGGGTGCGCGACTTTGCCCACGTGGCAGGCGACGGCGCGATCACGGCAAAGGTGGCGGATGACGCCCTTACCCGGCTGGAGGTCGATTCTCTCGGCCTCGATGCGATGGACCGGCGCTACCTCACCATGATCGCCACCACCTACAAGGGCGGGCCGGTGGGCGTCGAAACGCTAGCGGCGGGGCTCGCCGAACCGCGCGATACGGTGGAAGAGGTGGTCGAGCCCTACCTGATCCAGCTCGGCCTGATCGCGCGGACGGCGCGCGGGCGATGCCTCAACGATGCCGGGTGGCAGCATCTGGGACTCGCGCCGCCCTCGTCCCCCTCGGCAGGCGCTCAGACGGGGCTGTTTGACGAAGAGGGTTGA
- a CDS encoding DMT family transporter, which translates to MRHRSPHILPILATLAGVAALSLMDAFMKGASLAIGAYSASLLRSLIGAAIAAPLWVGAGARWPDRAVLKLHLLRGIVSAFMALTFFFALTKLRLAEAIAISFVAPLIALYLAHVLLGETIRRIAIVGSILGFAGTLVIIGGRVGRDTFDADIAMGLFSILVSAMLYAWNFVIIRQQSRVAGPLEVATFHSGVGGAIMLVAAPFFLVLPDWAVLGDIAVASVLTVFGAMAIAWAYARAETQVLVPLEYSGFLWATLFGWLFFAEEVTATTLLGTSLIVLGCWLGTRRGRPLPESS; encoded by the coding sequence ATGCGCCACCGCAGTCCGCATATCCTGCCGATCCTGGCGACGCTCGCAGGGGTCGCCGCGCTTTCGCTGATGGATGCGTTCATGAAAGGCGCCAGCCTTGCGATCGGCGCGTATAGCGCATCGCTCCTGCGATCGCTCATCGGTGCCGCGATCGCCGCGCCCCTCTGGGTCGGCGCCGGGGCGCGCTGGCCGGACCGCGCCGTGCTGAAATTGCACCTGCTGCGCGGGATCGTATCCGCCTTCATGGCGCTGACGTTCTTCTTCGCACTCACCAAGCTGCGGCTGGCGGAAGCGATCGCGATTTCCTTCGTCGCGCCGCTGATCGCACTCTATCTCGCCCATGTCCTGCTGGGCGAGACAATCAGGCGAATCGCGATCGTCGGCTCGATCCTCGGCTTTGCAGGGACGCTGGTCATCATTGGCGGGCGCGTGGGGCGCGATACCTTCGATGCCGATATCGCGATGGGCCTGTTCTCGATCCTGGTGTCCGCAATGCTCTACGCCTGGAACTTCGTGATCATCCGCCAGCAATCGCGGGTGGCGGGGCCACTTGAAGTGGCGACGTTCCATAGCGGCGTGGGCGGAGCGATCATGCTGGTCGCAGCGCCTTTCTTCCTGGTCCTGCCGGACTGGGCCGTGCTGGGCGACATCGCGGTTGCCTCCGTCCTGACCGTTTTCGGGGCCATGGCCATCGCCTGGGCCTACGCCCGCGCGGAAACGCAGGTGCTTGTTCCGCTGGAATATTCCGGCTTCCTGTGGGCCACGCTGTTCGGGTGGCTGTTCTTCGCCGAAGAAGTGACAGCAACGACCCTGCTCGGCACTTCGCTGATCGTCCTTGGCTGCTGGCTGGGCACGCGTCGCGGTCGTCCGTTGCCCGAGTCATCTTGA
- a CDS encoding rhodanese-like domain-containing protein gives MRTEYKSILILVALVLSPSPAKAREDPAGTRIDYNGFAALTAEVGGYREGRLLDPEQFFEEAARQGALLLDTRSADAFARGHIEGAVNLPFSDFTEASLARVIGEDRDRPIFIYCNNNFTDDTEPVATKKAPLALNIPTFINLYGYGYTDV, from the coding sequence GTGCGGACAGAATACAAGTCGATCCTGATACTTGTCGCCCTGGTGTTGAGCCCGTCGCCTGCGAAGGCAAGGGAAGACCCGGCCGGAACCCGCATAGACTATAATGGCTTTGCCGCGCTCACGGCGGAAGTCGGGGGTTACCGTGAGGGTCGCCTTCTCGACCCCGAGCAATTTTTCGAAGAGGCTGCCCGCCAAGGCGCTCTGCTTCTCGACACGAGATCGGCCGACGCATTCGCGCGTGGTCACATAGAAGGCGCGGTCAACCTGCCGTTTTCCGATTTTACCGAGGCTTCGCTGGCCCGGGTTATCGGCGAAGATCGCGATCGGCCCATCTTCATCTACTGCAACAACAACTTCACCGACGATACCGAGCCCGTGGCCACGAAGAAGGCGCCGCTCGCACTCAACATCCCCACGTTCATAAACCTCTACGGCTATGGCTACACCGATGTCTGA
- a CDS encoding murein L,D-transpeptidase catalytic domain-containing protein, with protein MNRRDLLKTGLAAGATLALPPTVAAQARTGNPRDAALAAIAREQVEKAGDLLWRRDIVGVVDYGLRSSEERFHFVDLARGQVNSYLVSHGDGSDPEHDGWLNWYSNEYGSHCSCEGTFVTYGWYTGKYGTSIRLDGLDPTNNNALDRAIVMHRAGYAERSHLERWGRLGRSNGCFAMGDADFKTALYELGGGAVLWAGSLGLAPDGSKVTPPAPEPAENVEPLQSDPPQYGEILQPGVY; from the coding sequence ATGAACAGACGTGATCTCCTCAAAACAGGGCTGGCCGCCGGGGCGACCCTCGCACTCCCTCCGACCGTCGCCGCGCAGGCGCGCACGGGTAACCCCCGCGACGCCGCACTGGCGGCGATCGCGCGCGAGCAGGTCGAAAAAGCCGGCGACCTGTTGTGGCGGCGCGACATCGTGGGCGTGGTGGATTACGGCCTTCGTTCCTCGGAAGAACGGTTCCACTTCGTCGATCTCGCTCGGGGGCAAGTGAACAGCTATCTCGTCAGCCATGGCGATGGTTCCGATCCGGAACACGATGGCTGGCTCAACTGGTATTCGAACGAGTATGGCTCGCACTGCTCGTGCGAGGGCACGTTCGTTACCTATGGCTGGTACACGGGGAAATACGGCACCTCGATCCGGCTCGACGGCCTCGATCCCACCAACAACAACGCTCTGGACCGTGCCATCGTCATGCATCGGGCCGGTTATGCCGAGCGATCCCACCTGGAACGCTGGGGCCGTCTCGGCAGGTCCAACGGTTGTTTCGCCATGGGTGACGCGGACTTCAAGACGGCCTTGTACGAGCTTGGCGGCGGAGCGGTCCTGTGGGCGGGCAGTCTCGGCCTCGCGCCCGACGGTAGCAAGGTAACGCCGCCCGCACCCGAGCCGGCCGAAAATGTGGAACCGCTGCAAAGCGATCCGCCGCAATACGGGGAAATCCTGCAGCCCGGCGTCTACTGA